The Montipora capricornis isolate CH-2021 chromosome 1, ASM3666992v2, whole genome shotgun sequence genome contains a region encoding:
- the LOC138035007 gene encoding ras-associated and pleckstrin homology domains-containing protein 1-like isoform X1 produces MEKDMNSGSEVGTRLSGSFANPNSPISPKVKVSADVLSRLETVQEESRELTPDEQQERIKAEKIRIALEKLRAARVKKLVVKVYNDEDPTSKTVAIDQTWTAWEVCKKMMRKNDTEPDPNWVLIERIPQLSLERLLEDHESVVDVVSSWPWDSENKLVLNNRREKYALFRNPQNFLLSSDTSIGAAELAEKSKAVLLQEFFQKDAMRLPELDGVLYLKEGKKSWKKHYFVLRASGIYYTPKGKAKSSRDIVCLLKFEHVSIFNGIGFKKKLKAPTDHCFVLKHPQFHDLESKAVRCFCAEDLHTMQRWVVGIRLAKFGYKMLVDFSETQDEMDKIAFSLDRNKFSRSSTFATGQKAETAETRAQADTPKDIQVTKARSQAERIKDSIGTSSIHPGGSMSFSVSRTKIEPKKPSKKIGNLFSDAWKRGNVIEDRSIPEPISPDTPSVHSTGLVTPNTLDPKPFDIDNSGIGLQSVREEADESSSTTEPVQQVEQVQVVPEHTLVLDPPPVPRKSFSKKQEEVLTQPQESTIKEKEHNGDLSRNNMGSARRSRRKRSESPPPPPPSPPIDRSQPPAPPPPPPLPSFGAKPLTSPRTTELRTSPSPTHVSSNASSGDVNFKENSTAKGKSPPPVPPKSKSRTSSRLSTDSDVFHRNSSLSTDQEVFVDSLLVPSSRLLSTSLQEMPPPPPTGDLQDGEDIELPPPPPDVLFRERLSESLSNHMNREPSGGVEQPVIPPKTGRPRFSSSGTSTS; encoded by the exons ATGGAAAAAGACATGAATTCTGGTAGTGAAGTTGGGACCAGACTCTCCGGCTCATTTGCCAACCCTAATTCTCCTATTTCGCCCAAAGTGAAG GTATCAGCAGATGTTCTCAGCCGTCTGGAAACTGTGCAAGAAGAATCTAGGGAGTTGACTCCT GACGAGCAACAGGAGCGGATTAAAGCAGAGAAGATTAGGATTGCTTTGGAGAAACTCCGAGCCGCAAGGGTGAAGAAGTTGGTCGTCAAAGTGTACAATGATGAGGATCCAACTTCAAAAACAGTGGCCATTGATCAAACATGGACTGCTTGGGAAGTCTGCAAGAAGATGATGCGTAAAAACGATACTGAGCCAGATCCAAACTGGGTACTCATCGAAAGAATTCCACAGCTTAGTTtag AACGTCTCCTTGAAGACCACGAGTCAGTGGTGGATGTAGTTTCCAGCTGGCCTTGGGATTCTgaaaacaaacttgtccttAATAACAGACGAGAGAAATATGCCCTCTTCAGAAACCCGCAG AACTTTCTACTTAGCAGTGATACATCAATAGGTGCCGCGGAGTTGGCTGAAAAAAGCAAAGCCGTCCTGCTGCAG GAGTTTTTTCAAAAAGATGCCATGAGGCTTCCAGAACTGGATGGTGTGTTGTACCTGAAGGAAGGGAAAAAATCTTGGAAGAAACATTACTTCGTTCTAAGAGCCTCTGGCATTTATTACACACCGAAGGGAAAAGCAAAG TCATCACGAGATATCGTGTGTTTATTGAAGTTTGAACACGTCTCAATATTTAATGGTATCGGATTCAAGAAGAAGCTAAAAGCACCAACTGATCACTGCTTCGTTCTGAAG CATCCTCAGTTCCACGACTTGGAGTCCAAAGCTGTGCGTTGTTTTTGCGCGGAAGATCTCCACACTATGCAGCGCTGGGTGGTTGGCATCCGCCTGGCAAAG ttcGGGTACAAGATGTTGGTGGATTTTTCCGAGACTCAAGATGAGATGGACAAGATCGCGTTTTCACTGGACAGAAACAAATTTAGCAGATCATCAACTTTCGCCACAGGACAAAAAGCAGAAACTGCGGAGACCAGGGCTCAG GCAGACACACCAAAAGACATCCAAGTAACCAAAGCAAGATCTCAAGCTGAAAGGATCAAGGACTCTATCGGCACTTCTTCTATACATCCCGGCG gcAGCATGAGTTTCTCGGTCAGCAGAACTAAGATTGAACCCAAGAAACCTTCGAAGAAAATTGGCAATCTGTTTTCTGATGCATGGAAGAGGGGAAACGTCATTGAGGATCGG AGTATCCCTGAGCCGATATCGCCCGATACGCCCTCGGTACACAGCACAGGTCTAGTTACGCCCAATACACTGGATCCCAAACCTTTTGACATCGATAACAGTGGTATCGGATTGCAGTCAGTCAGGGAGGAAGCGGATGAAAGCAGCTCAACTACAGAACCAGTTCAACAAGTTGAACAGGTTCAGGTGGTACCAGAACATACCCTGGTGTTAGACCCACCGCCAGTGCCTCGCAAATCGTTTTCCAAGAAACAGGAAGAGGTTTTGACGCAGCCTCAGGAAAGCACCATCAAAGAAAAGGAACACAACGGTGACTTGAGTCGGAATAACATGGGTTCAGCCAGGCGATCCAGGAGGAAACGCAGCGAGTCGCCACCTCCACCACCACCTTCCCCACCCATAGACCGTTCCCAACCGCCTGCCCCACCCCCTCCACCGCCTTTACCTTCATTTGGTGCCAAACCACTCACGTCACCCCGCACGACGGAACTTCGAACTTCGCCCTCTCCAACCCACGTATCCTCAAATGCAAGTAGTGGAGATGtgaatttcaaagaaaacagtACAGCGAAAGGGAAAAGTCCCCCTCCAGTCCCCCCTAAATCGAAATCAAGGACTTCTTCTCGGCTGTCGACAGATTCAGACGTCTTTCATCGGAACTCGTCGCTTAGTACAGACCAAGAGGTGTTCGTCGACTCGCTACTAGTCCCTTCGTCGCGCCTGTTATCCACTTCCTTGCAAGAGATGCCGCCACCCCCACCCACCGGGGATCTTCAGGATGGCGAGGATATCGAGCTCCCACCCCCTCCTCCGGACGTTTTATTCAGAGAAAGGCTAAGTGAGTCTCTTAGCAACCACATGAACAGGGAACCAAGCGGAGGAGTTGAACAACCTGTAATACCGCCCAAGACAGGAAGACCACGATTCAGCAGCTCAGGGACATCCACGTCTTGA